A part of Helicobacter ibis genomic DNA contains:
- a CDS encoding CTP synthase, which translates to MSSFDTKYIFVTGGVLSSLGKGITSASIATLLKQSGFCIGILKIDPYINVDPGTMSPLEHGEVFVTTDGAETDLDIGHYERFLNTSFTSKNNFTTGQVYLSVIERERSGGYLGKTIQVVPHIVDEIKNRIKLAGEGREILVVELGGTVGDIEGLPFLEAMRQMKQEYGMDRVISLHVTLIPLIKAAGELKTKPTQHSVQELRRIGISPQIIIARSEKEIPLDLKNKLSMSCDVDSDCVISAHDAQSIYQMPLNFYKEGVLSPIARFLKLPEFNPDMKEWDILVKQILAPQNEVTIAFVGKYLRSKESYKSLIEALIHAGANLDTKVNIEWIDSEEIENNEESLEKLRYVGGILVPGGFGVRGVNGKMQAIQFARENNIPFLGICLGMQLAIIEFCRNKLGILQADSIEFNKETKEPAIYLIENFIDTNGEEQIRTHKSPMGGTMRLGEYECYTKKDSKLQKAYNGQSKIYERHRHRYEANPKYREILEKAGMIVSGESHGLIEAVELVDHPWFVAVQFHPEFTSRLQAPNLVILEFIRQAINAKSHSSK; encoded by the coding sequence ATGTCTAGTTTTGATACTAAATATATTTTTGTAACTGGTGGTGTTTTAAGTTCTTTGGGTAAGGGTATTACATCTGCTTCTATAGCTACTTTATTAAAACAATCTGGATTTTGTATTGGAATCTTAAAAATAGACCCATATATAAATGTAGATCCGGGCACCATGAGCCCACTAGAGCATGGAGAGGTTTTTGTTACCACAGATGGTGCAGAGACGGATTTGGATATAGGGCATTATGAGAGATTCTTAAATACAAGTTTTACTTCCAAAAATAACTTTACAACAGGGCAAGTATATCTATCTGTAATAGAGCGAGAGAGAAGTGGTGGATATTTGGGTAAGACAATACAAGTTGTGCCTCATATTGTAGATGAGATTAAAAATAGAATAAAACTAGCAGGTGAGGGAAGGGAGATACTAGTCGTAGAGCTTGGTGGCACTGTAGGAGATATAGAAGGGTTGCCATTTCTAGAAGCTATGAGGCAAATGAAGCAAGAATATGGAATGGATAGGGTTATTAGTCTGCATGTTACTCTAATACCATTAATTAAAGCTGCAGGTGAGCTTAAGACAAAACCAACTCAACATAGTGTGCAAGAATTAAGAAGGATTGGTATTAGTCCTCAAATAATAATTGCAAGAAGTGAAAAGGAAATACCGCTTGATTTAAAAAATAAGCTATCTATGAGTTGCGATGTTGATTCTGATTGTGTAATTAGTGCTCATGATGCACAAAGCATCTATCAAATGCCACTAAATTTCTATAAAGAAGGGGTATTAAGCCCTATTGCTAGATTTTTAAAATTACCAGAATTTAATCCAGATATGAAAGAATGGGATATTTTAGTAAAGCAGATTCTAGCACCTCAAAATGAAGTAACAATAGCATTTGTTGGAAAATATTTGCGTTCTAAGGAGTCTTATAAATCTTTAATTGAAGCTTTAATTCATGCTGGAGCAAATTTAGATACAAAAGTAAATATAGAGTGGATAGATAGCGAAGAAATAGAAAACAATGAAGAATCTTTAGAGAAGCTAAGATATGTTGGTGGAATCTTGGTTCCGGGTGGATTTGGTGTGCGTGGAGTAAATGGAAAAATGCAAGCGATACAATTTGCACGAGAGAACAATATTCCATTTTTGGGAATATGTCTTGGTATGCAATTGGCGATTATAGAGTTTTGTAGAAATAAGCTAGGCATCCTGCAAGCTGATTCAATTGAATTTAATAAAGAAACAAAAGAACCGGCAATATATTTAATAGAAAACTTTATTGATACTAATGGTGAAGAACAAATAAGAACTCATAAATCTCCTATGGGTGGCACTATGAGGCTTGGAGAATATGAGTGTTATACAAAAAAAGATAGTAAATTACAAAAAGCATATAATGGACAGAGTAAAATCTATGAAAGACATAGACATAGATATGAGGCCAATCCAAAATATAGAGAAATATTGGAAAAAGCAGGAATGATAGTAAGCGGCGAATCTCATGGGCTAATAGAGGCAGTAGAGCTTGTAGATCACCCTTGGTTTGTCGCAGTGCAATTCCACCCAGAATTTACTTCAAGACTACAAGCACCAAATTTAGTGATTTTAGAATTTATAAGACAGGCTATTAATGCAAAATCACATTCTTCTAAATAA
- a CDS encoding YbgC/FadM family acyl-CoA thioesterase — translation MKVRVYYEDTDCGGIVYHSNYLKYCERARSEMFFKINSSPFQNGIGFVVKNMNIDFLATAKLGDLLEVKTQLLKIKNVSVELKQTIYLENTKIFEAQILLACIDSKTSKPTKIPQWANEVFQILGQ, via the coding sequence ATGAAAGTTAGAGTATATTATGAAGATACAGATTGTGGCGGAATCGTATATCATAGCAACTATTTAAAATACTGCGAGAGAGCAAGAAGCGAGATGTTTTTTAAAATAAATTCTAGCCCTTTTCAAAATGGAATAGGATTTGTAGTAAAAAACATGAATATAGATTTTTTAGCTACCGCCAAATTAGGTGATTTACTAGAAGTAAAGACGCAATTATTAAAAATCAAAAATGTATCAGTTGAGCTAAAACAAACGATATACTTAGAAAATACAAAAATTTTTGAAGCCCAAATCTTGCTTGCATGTATAGATTCTAAAACTAGCAAACCAACAAAGATTCCGCAATGGGCAAATGAAGTATTTCAAATATTAGGACAATAA
- a CDS encoding HP0495 family protein has translation MEKPQIQYPCTWNYRIIGESKERLVEIAFDIIDTNFNHTPQMQSKNGKYHSINIEVVVQNEEHRNDIFKKLQKHEEIKFVL, from the coding sequence ATGGAAAAACCACAAATACAATATCCATGCACTTGGAATTACAGAATCATAGGAGAGAGCAAAGAAAGGCTTGTAGAAATTGCATTTGATATAATAGACACGAACTTTAACCACACTCCACAAATGCAAAGCAAAAACGGAAAATATCACAGCATAAATATAGAAGTAGTAGTGCAAAATGAAGAACATAGAAATGATATTTTTAAAAAACTCCAAAAACATGAGGAAATAAAGTTTGTTTTATAG